From a region of the Fusarium verticillioides 7600 chromosome 9, whole genome shotgun sequence genome:
- a CDS encoding CMGC protein kinase — translation MDKEYEEYRRPLPWLSEVSDDTRAEVSKAIDIISTGLEETDDDGAKRAVGYLDRPFQFPPLGDRYLPRPETWEDRRSRLELGSADTAMARAWCRYWQLESPAAPADEFSLDQTAVLPFYDFKDSSRSIFDDAEVIKSGGSSQVFRVRMNHIRDHHGGRLKSGLSFAVKKTNGDPKAYARERNAYKRLNLAQNPHPHIVPLCATYRMEGIYHFVFPFADGDLAMFFRHQPRPRNEKISLEWLGGQMRGLADALATVHGGNGEEPNICGVHGDIKPENILCFGPHDNHRWVGFALTDFGSSHFCTPEERDIPNGLKHTPAYRAPEIDTTAFGITQACDVWSLGCVFAEAIAWFCEGRAGFAKLMEARLDEEDNSPNRDAFFRLQYDKRRGLTASLKPDIKRLLISLREKSRSSPFMDDMLYIVLEGMLKVNMSERMSAQEVLGALTQMCNKLENDPAYSEPRNTCDVEMVHTQDVRHRLDRTVDTTHSTNVTIQSETGTQISLKPRFACPYYKAGILVSVHHRACEGPGWIDVNKVKEHLFRCHVPKEFRGKCICLRCYTGFKTDVLLQDHAQQEPPCSKKKPAAVYGMLNGDQAAQLHSLKRKSSKETDEDRWFNFYRIVFPNFNRMMENISPYHEFNNTSLSTISSTSSSGISQYRNYLRNRNAKDYAAKLAENGIIITLDAASKLLELQVKELGTFDETMREPVGAYEIPTDVGHEKTGDSVPSGLGGSSDLIGQFQLLARYGDDQEGTLIDS, via the exons ATGGACAAGGAATATGAAGAGTATCGCAGGCCCTTGCCCTGGCTTTCGGAGGTCAGTGACGATACCCGTGCGGAggtctccaaggccatcgacATCATTTCTACTGGCCTAGAAGAAACCGACGATGACGGTGCTAAAAGAGCTGTCGGGTACTTGGATCGCCCTTTTCAGTTTCCTCCTCTCGGGGATCGATATCTACCAAGACCGGAAACTTGGGAAGACCGGCGATCAAGGCTCGAGCTCGGGTCGGCTGACACTGCCATGGCCAGGGCATGGTGTAGGTATTGGCAATTGGAATCTCCCGCCGCTCCAGCGGATGAATTCAGCCTTGATCAAACAGCTGTCCTGCCATTCTATGATTTCAAAGACTCTTCCAGGTCTATCTTCGACGACGCTGAGGTTATCAAGTCTGGAGGGTCGTCGCAAGTGTTTCGAGTGAGGATGAATCACATTCGCGACCATCATGGAGGACGACTGAAAAGTGGTCTCTCCTTCGCTGTAAAGAAGACCAACGGAGATCCCAAAGCCTACGCTCGTGAGAGAAACGCTTATAAACGACTGAATCTCGCACAGAACCCTCATCCACACATAGTTCCTCTTTGTGCGACCTATAGGATGGAAGGCATATACCATTTCGTCTTTCCTTTCGCGGATGGCGACCTCGCGATGTTTTTCCGACACCAGCCTCGACCGCGCAACGAAAAAATCAGTCTTGAGTGGCTCGGGGGTCAGATGAGAGGGCTTGCGGATGCCTTGGCCACGGTTCATGGAGGGAACGGCGAGGAGCCAAATATCTGTGGGGTTCACGGCGATATCAAACCGGAGAATATCCTTTGTTTTGGCCCCCATGATAACCATAGATGGGTAGGGTTTGCTCTTACAGACTTCGGATCCTCGCACTTTTGCACCCCCGAAGAGAGAGACATCCCCAATGGTCTCAAACACACGCCAGCCTATCGTGCCCCGGAGATCGATACCACAGCTTTCGGTATTACACAGGCCTGCGATGTCTGGAGTCTTGGCTGTGTCTTTGCAGAAGCCATCGCTTGGTTCTGTGAAGGCAGAGCCGGTTTCGCGAAGCTGATGGAGGCTCGactcgatgaagaagacaacagCCCCAATCGAGATGCCTTCTTCCGATTGCAGTACGATAAGAGACGTGGCCTTACGGCAAGCCTCAAGCCAGACATCAAAAGA CTACTGATATCCCTTCGTGAGAAATCTCGATCGTCCCCCTTCATGGATGACATGCTGTACATCGTCTTGGAAGGGatgctcaaagtcaacatgagCGAGAGAATGTCAGCCCAAGAGGTCCTTGGCGCCTTGACGCAGATGTGCAACAAGTTAGAGAATGACCCAGCTTATTCCGAACCTCGAAACACCTGCGATGTGGAAATG GTCCACACTCAGGATGTCAGGCATCGACTCGACCGCACGGTCGATACGACTCATTCCACCAACGTCACAATTCAAAGCGAAACGGGCACGCAAATCAGTCTGAAGCCGCGCTTTGCATGCCCCTATTACAAGGCCGGTATCCTGGTCTCCGTTCACCATCGAGCTTGTGAGGGTCCAGGATGGATCGATGTCAACAAAGTTAA GGAACATCTCTTTCGTTGCCATGTTCCAAAGGAATTTAGGGGGAAATGCATTTGCCTACGATGTTACACCGGTTTCAAAACCGATGTCCTCCTCCAGGATCATGCGCAACAAGAACCGCCATGCTCtaagaagaagccagcggCAGTCTACGGCATGTTAAATGGAGACCAAgcagctcagcttcactcACTGAAGAGGAAATCGTCAAAAGAAACGGATGAAGATCGATGGTTCAACTTCTATCGTATCGTTTTCCCAAACTTCAACCGAATGATGGAGAATATCTCGCCAT ATCACGAGTTCAACAACACTTCCCTCAGTACCATAAGCTCCACAAGCTCGAGCGGAATATCTCAGTACAGAAACTACCTTCGCAATCGTAATGCGAAGGACTATGCCGCGAAATTAGCGGAaaatggcatcatcatcacactCGACGCAGCTTCCAAACTTCTCGAGCTGCAGGTCAAGGAACTTGGGACCTTTGACGAGACGATGAGAGAACCTGTTGGAGCCTACGAGATTCCGACTGATGTAGGACACGAAAAGACCGGAGACAGTGTCCCTTCCGGCCTCGGTGGTTCATCTGATCTCATCGGCCAATTCCAGCTTCTGGCTAGATATGGAGATGACCAGGAAGGAACATTGATTGATAGTTAA